One Tolypothrix bouteillei VB521301 DNA window includes the following coding sequences:
- a CDS encoding DUF4278 domain-containing protein, translating into MRLNYRGSSYTSTSQNIETVTSKISAHFLGQTYQIRRAVQPSSFQSSTTLQFRGSLYFRA; encoded by the coding sequence ATGCGTCTGAATTATCGCGGTTCATCCTATACTTCTACTTCTCAAAATATTGAAACTGTAACTTCTAAGATTTCTGCTCATTTTCTCGGACAAACTTATCAAATTCGGCGTGCAGTTCAACCTTCTAGTTTTCAATCAAGTACAACTCTTCAGTTTCGTGGCTCTTTATATTTCAGAGCTTAA
- a CDS encoding GNAT family N-acetyltransferase, with protein sequence MISLPAEYVLRKATSEDIWSIRLLVLRAALDPTQIKWEQFWVIEHNGEIVACGQLRNFSGVQELGSLVVLPRWRGQGLGTALTQHLINQATLPLYLECLGQQLAQLYSRFGFTQVAFENLPPSLKRKFGISQLGKKLIRIPVVFMQYQNNS encoded by the coding sequence ATGATTTCTTTACCAGCAGAATATGTTCTTCGTAAAGCAACATCTGAAGATATTTGGTCTATCCGGTTATTGGTACTAAGAGCAGCGCTCGATCCGACTCAAATAAAATGGGAGCAATTTTGGGTCATAGAACACAATGGGGAAATAGTCGCTTGCGGACAACTCCGCAACTTTTCTGGAGTACAAGAGCTTGGGAGTTTAGTCGTTTTACCTAGGTGGAGAGGACAAGGTTTGGGAACTGCTTTGACACAACATTTGATTAATCAAGCAACTTTACCACTTTATTTGGAATGCTTGGGTCAGCAATTAGCTCAGTTGTACAGTCGCTTTGGCTTTACCCAAGTTGCTTTTGAGAATTTACCGCCCTCCCTCAAACGTAAGTTTGGTATATCGCAGCTGGGAAAGAAGCTTATAAGAATTCCTGTTGTGTTTATGCAATACCAAAATAACAGCTAA
- a CDS encoding YXWGXW repeat-containing protein has protein sequence MKPIIAGTLLALPFAIASIPTQQASALEVIVNPRVHRAPAPVVISRRVERQRQRWIPGHWERRRNGRVWIPGRYVRY, from the coding sequence ATGAAACCTATTATTGCAGGTACGTTGCTTGCTCTACCATTCGCGATCGCTTCTATCCCAACACAACAAGCATCTGCATTGGAGGTTATTGTAAATCCTCGCGTTCATAGAGCCCCAGCCCCAGTGGTCATCAGTCGGCGAGTTGAAAGACAAAGACAACGGTGGATTCCCGGACATTGGGAGAGAAGACGCAACGGTCGGGTATGGATTCCCGGTCGCTATGTACGTTATTAA
- a CDS encoding pyridoxamine 5'-phosphate oxidase family protein, whose translation MTDSQDRNQTIKKLRELVKDMDIGMLTTIDEDGTLHSRPMSTNSEVEFDGDLWFFTYASSHKILEIEQHQQVNVSFSDPKAQTYVSMSGTARLVRDRNKIQQLWKPQLKAWFPKELEEPDIALLKVNVEKAEYWDAPSGFVAHTIGLVKAIATGEKAKVGENEKVSLK comes from the coding sequence ATGACAGATTCACAAGACCGCAATCAAACAATTAAGAAGCTGCGCGAACTCGTCAAGGATATGGACATTGGAATGCTGACTACAATCGATGAAGATGGAACGCTGCACAGTCGCCCCATGTCAACTAACTCTGAAGTGGAATTTGATGGCGATCTCTGGTTTTTTACTTACGCCAGTTCGCACAAAATTCTAGAGATCGAACAACACCAGCAGGTTAATGTCAGCTTTTCAGACCCGAAAGCGCAAACCTATGTTTCCATGTCAGGTACAGCTCGGTTGGTACGCGATCGCAACAAAATTCAGCAGTTATGGAAACCACAATTAAAAGCTTGGTTTCCTAAAGAATTAGAAGAACCCGATATTGCTTTACTAAAAGTGAATGTCGAAAAAGCTGAATACTGGGATGCACCCTCAGGTTTTGTTGCTCACACGATTGGTTTGGTGAAAGCGATCGCCACAGGAGAGAAAGCCAAAGTTGGCGAAAATGAAAAAGTCAGCTTGAAGTAA
- a CDS encoding AAA family ATPase: MVTPQIKIPGYEVSEQIYNGSRTLVYRGYRESDSMVVAIKLLKNPYPTFSELLLFRNQYIIAKNLEIPSIIRPYSLEPYYNSYALVMEDFGGISLQQFTQGKPLPLDRFLLIAIQLTHTLHQLHQQRVIHKDIKPANILIHPDTKQIKLIDFSISTLLPREIQQIQSLNTLEGTLTYLSPEQSGRMNRGIDYRSDFYSLGVTFFELLTGKLPFESNEPMELVYCHIAKQPPLIGERRQGVGQGKTISSDRGLWETQDPEEMRIGSIKIEQILEKIVNKLMAKNAEDRYQSAIGLKYDLEQCLMLLNQTGAIPNFQLGQRDISDRFLIPEKLYGRETEVANLLAAFERVSGGVGLDYLPRSELMLVAGFSGIGKTAVVSEVHKPIVRQHGYFIKGKYDQFQRNIPFSAFVQAFRNLIGQLLSETDAQLQQWKTKILEALGDNGQAIVEVIPELESIIGKQPAVVKLSGTAAQNRFHLLFQKFIQVFATVEHTLVIFLDDLQWADLASLNLMKLLISETETGYLFIIGAYRDNEVFPTHPLMLTLNEIQKTKASVNTLTLAPLTSADVNHLIADTLSCPLARALPLSELVYQKARGNPFFTTQFLKALYEDRLITFDIDGRCWQCDVSQVRSLALTDDVVEFMALQLQKLSPQTQTVLKLAACIGNQFDLGTLAIVSEQSQVETAGDLWNALQSGLILPQSKVYKFYQDSSFVKYHFPFADTRQRMTFNQGQSSVTYKFLHDRIQQAAYSLIPESQKKAVHLKIGQLLLQNTSPELLEIHIFDIVNQLNEGVSIIAQQAEKAELAKLNLMAGRKAKASTAYKAALKYFDLGMKLLPENTWHTHYNITFGFYRERAECEYLIGHLEQAEYFFDLALSHARNQFEQADLYAIQMYLKMTQGENIQAGCEAGLKGLSIMGLQLPPTVEEQQAAIKTKLEELKTQLARVTPSDLFELPEMTDPAKKICMSLLADLWAVAYMAGYQHLALLSSLLTIDLSLKYGNAESSGFAYSLYGMALANQGDYQTAYEFGLLALKLDRHFNCTKFIYKTNNIFAHTINPYNQHLNTNLPLSQQSFQTSQESGDVVFGVWAVSFLIWAMLIKGDRLADVCVETEKYLSYVQQVNDVNMLYAFTLQRQFLLKLQDPSQKTDLLGERHDLEIPYIDIWRQKKNFEHGINWYCFLKLQLSYLYGKYTDAVIAAEEAQKTLVSNAGFFPIIQYHFYYPLSVAALYETATSEEKMQYWKVLQEHQQITKQWAYYCPANFLHRYLLLSAEMAKISGRCMEASDLYDRAIAEAKANNYIQEAALANELAAKFYLRWNKERIAQEYVIEAYYGYAHWGAKAKIADLETCYPKLLAPILQQSDYPISVKETLFTLSRVSVSSSSSSISNSLDLATILKASQTISSEIELEKLLSALLRIIIENSGANKCVLLLSQEEDLMVQAVSGDDFSLLLQKPQPLKDSQDVPLGLIDTVKRSLQPAVIIDATQHLEFIHDSYIQQHQPKSILCSPILLQGKLLGVLYLENNLVTGAFTRERVELLNLLCAQAAIALENAQLYKRSLEYSQQLEQSLEELSATNSRFQNLVNNVPGVVYQLRMTADGSVFLPYISADCYDLYEITAEQAIANLQILLDRVHPDDAATYEQSMTDSIQTLTPWHWEGRIVTPSGMVKWIHGAARIQQLLDGTLVWDGLLLDISDAYLQAIQRQKAEEQLRASQQRLQLLVEQTPLAVIEWDTNIQVTDWNPAAERIFGYTKQEALGHQFQFLIPERIRAQMERVSIEILSQQGGNYSINENVTKDGKSIICAWYNNPLVNADGELIGVASLADDITEQKVAEVQLQQKAEELEAALQNLQQAQIQIVQSEKMSALGNLVAGVAHEMNNPLGFIAASLNQAKPTIAELIEHLKLYQECLSLPSQKILDHAGEIDLDYTLEDLPKMIDSMTMACDRLRNISTSLRTFSRSDKNHQVPFQIHEGIDSTILLLKHRLKANEQRPTIEVITNYGQLPQISCFPGQLNQVFMNILANAIDALDESNTGRSFAEIQALPNQIKIKTALENEAVKIIIADNGIGMKEAVKERIFDHLFTTKAVGKGTGFGLAIARQIVEEVHHGKLRCNSVLGKGTEFLIEIPL; this comes from the coding sequence ATGGTCACTCCCCAAATCAAGATTCCCGGATATGAAGTGAGCGAACAAATCTACAACGGTTCTAGAACCCTTGTTTATCGCGGGTATCGAGAATCTGATTCCATGGTCGTGGCGATAAAACTGCTAAAAAATCCCTATCCCACTTTTAGCGAACTCTTGCTGTTTCGCAATCAGTACATTATTGCCAAAAACCTAGAAATACCGAGCATCATCAGACCCTACAGTCTAGAACCTTACTACAACAGCTATGCCTTGGTCATGGAAGACTTTGGTGGTATTTCCCTCCAACAATTTACGCAAGGAAAACCACTGCCATTAGATAGATTTCTCTTGATTGCGATTCAACTCACACACACCTTACACCAGCTGCATCAACAGCGAGTCATTCACAAAGATATTAAACCTGCTAACATCTTGATTCATCCTGACACAAAGCAAATTAAGCTGATTGACTTTTCCATCTCAACATTGCTACCCAGAGAAATCCAGCAAATTCAAAGCCTCAATACCTTAGAAGGAACTTTAACATACCTCTCGCCAGAACAAAGCGGGCGTATGAACCGAGGGATTGACTACCGCAGCGACTTTTATTCTTTGGGCGTGACTTTCTTCGAGCTGCTGACAGGGAAATTGCCTTTTGAGTCGAACGAGCCGATGGAATTGGTATACTGTCACATTGCCAAGCAACCTCCTTTGATAGGGGAGAGGCGACAGGGGGTAGGTCAAGGTAAGACAATCTCTAGCGATCGGGGGCTATGGGAAACTCAAGATCCCGAAGAAATGCGGATCGGGAGTATAAAGATCGAGCAAATCCTTGAGAAGATTGTCAATAAATTGATGGCGAAGAATGCCGAAGATCGCTATCAAAGCGCCATCGGGCTCAAGTACGATTTAGAGCAATGCCTGATGCTACTGAACCAAACAGGAGCAATTCCCAACTTCCAACTCGGTCAAAGGGATATCAGCGATCGCTTCCTCATTCCCGAAAAGCTCTACGGGCGGGAAACGGAAGTCGCTAATTTGTTAGCAGCTTTTGAGCGTGTCAGTGGAGGAGTTGGGTTAGATTATTTGCCGCGTAGCGAACTCATGCTTGTTGCTGGCTTCTCTGGGATTGGCAAAACAGCAGTTGTCAGCGAAGTTCACAAACCCATCGTCCGCCAGCACGGCTACTTTATTAAAGGCAAGTACGATCAATTTCAACGGAATATTCCCTTTAGTGCTTTTGTACAGGCATTCCGGAATTTAATCGGACAATTGCTCAGTGAAACTGATGCTCAACTGCAACAATGGAAAACTAAAATTTTAGAGGCGTTGGGAGACAACGGACAAGCGATCGTTGAAGTCATTCCCGAACTCGAATCTATTATTGGCAAACAGCCTGCGGTGGTGAAATTATCAGGAACCGCCGCCCAAAATCGCTTCCATCTGCTGTTCCAAAAGTTTATTCAGGTGTTTGCGACAGTGGAACATACCCTAGTCATCTTTTTGGATGATTTGCAGTGGGCAGATTTAGCATCCCTGAATTTAATGAAACTGTTGATAAGTGAAACAGAAACAGGCTATCTGTTCATCATTGGTGCTTACCGGGATAATGAAGTCTTTCCTACTCATCCGTTGATGCTGACTTTGAACGAAATCCAAAAGACAAAGGCATCTGTCAACACCCTCACGCTGGCTCCCCTGACGTCCGCAGATGTAAATCATTTAATTGCAGACACATTGAGTTGTCCGCTAGCGCGTGCATTGCCGTTGAGTGAGTTAGTTTATCAAAAAGCTCGAGGAAATCCTTTTTTCACGACTCAATTTCTCAAAGCGCTCTATGAAGATCGACTGATTACCTTTGATATTGATGGGAGGTGTTGGCAGTGTGATGTTTCTCAGGTGCGATCGCTCGCCCTCACCGATGATGTTGTTGAGTTTATGGCATTGCAACTTCAAAAGCTGTCACCTCAAACTCAGACAGTTTTGAAGTTAGCAGCCTGTATTGGCAATCAGTTTGATTTAGGTACATTGGCGATTGTCAGCGAACAATCTCAGGTGGAGACTGCAGGGGATTTGTGGAATGCCTTGCAGTCAGGTTTAATTTTGCCACAAAGTAAGGTTTATAAGTTTTATCAAGATTCGTCATTCGTCAAATATCATTTCCCATTTGCAGATACCCGACAACGAATGACATTTAACCAAGGGCAAAGTTCAGTTACTTATAAGTTTTTGCACGATCGCATTCAACAAGCTGCCTATTCACTCATTCCAGAGTCTCAGAAAAAAGCTGTGCATCTCAAAATCGGACAATTGTTGCTACAAAATACGTCACCCGAGCTTCTTGAAATCCATATTTTTGATATTGTCAATCAACTCAATGAGGGAGTTAGCATTATTGCCCAACAAGCGGAAAAAGCTGAATTAGCAAAACTCAATTTGATGGCTGGCAGAAAAGCTAAAGCTTCTACGGCTTATAAAGCTGCTCTCAAATACTTTGACTTAGGCATGAAATTGTTGCCAGAAAATACCTGGCATACACATTATAATATAACATTTGGCTTTTATCGAGAACGGGCTGAGTGCGAGTATTTAATCGGTCATTTAGAGCAAGCAGAATATTTCTTCGATTTAGCATTATCCCATGCTCGCAATCAATTTGAGCAAGCAGATCTTTATGCCATACAAATGTATTTAAAAATGACTCAAGGTGAGAACATTCAAGCAGGTTGTGAAGCAGGCTTGAAAGGTTTGAGTATTATGGGACTGCAACTACCACCGACTGTTGAAGAGCAGCAAGCCGCAATCAAAACTAAATTAGAAGAGTTAAAAACTCAACTTGCAAGAGTGACTCCATCTGATTTATTCGAGTTACCTGAGATGACAGATCCAGCTAAGAAAATTTGTATGAGCCTTTTAGCTGATCTTTGGGCAGTGGCATATATGGCAGGTTATCAGCATCTTGCTCTTTTGAGTTCTCTACTGACGATCGATTTATCATTGAAATATGGTAATGCCGAAAGTTCTGGTTTTGCTTACTCTCTCTATGGGATGGCTTTGGCAAATCAAGGAGATTATCAAACAGCTTATGAGTTCGGACTATTAGCTTTAAAACTGGATCGCCATTTTAATTGTACTAAATTTATTTATAAAACAAATAATATTTTTGCACACACAATTAATCCCTACAATCAGCATTTAAATACAAATTTACCTCTGTCTCAGCAATCATTCCAAACCAGTCAAGAATCCGGAGATGTTGTGTTTGGTGTTTGGGCAGTTTCATTTCTGATTTGGGCAATGTTAATTAAAGGCGATCGTTTAGCTGATGTCTGTGTGGAAACTGAAAAATATCTCAGTTATGTCCAGCAAGTGAACGATGTAAATATGCTGTATGCGTTTACGTTACAGCGACAGTTTCTCTTGAAACTACAAGATCCATCTCAAAAAACTGACTTATTAGGCGAACGCCATGATTTGGAAATTCCATACATAGACATTTGGCGACAAAAGAAAAACTTTGAACATGGAATTAATTGGTACTGCTTTCTCAAACTACAACTTTCATACCTTTATGGTAAATATACAGATGCTGTTATAGCAGCAGAGGAAGCACAGAAAACACTGGTATCAAATGCTGGTTTTTTCCCAATTATTCAATACCATTTTTATTATCCACTCAGCGTGGCTGCCCTTTATGAGACTGCGACATCAGAAGAAAAAATGCAGTATTGGAAAGTGTTGCAAGAGCATCAGCAAATTACCAAACAATGGGCTTATTATTGCCCAGCTAACTTCTTGCATCGATACCTATTGCTATCTGCTGAAATGGCAAAAATTTCCGGTCGATGTATGGAAGCTAGCGATTTATACGATCGCGCGATCGCCGAAGCTAAAGCCAATAATTACATCCAAGAAGCAGCACTAGCCAACGAACTAGCGGCTAAATTTTATCTTAGATGGAACAAAGAACGTATAGCCCAGGAATATGTCATTGAAGCTTACTATGGGTACGCCCATTGGGGAGCAAAAGCCAAAATAGCCGATCTAGAAACCTGCTATCCCAAACTCCTCGCCCCCATCCTTCAACAAAGCGATTATCCTATCTCCGTAAAAGAAACTCTCTTCACATTGAGTCGTGTCTCTGTAAGCAGTTCTAGCAGCAGTATCTCAAATTCACTTGATTTAGCTACCATTCTCAAAGCTTCTCAAACTATTTCTAGTGAAATTGAACTAGAAAAACTACTCTCAGCGTTGTTACGTATCATTATTGAAAATTCCGGAGCCAATAAGTGCGTGTTGCTCCTGTCGCAGGAGGAAGACTTAATGGTTCAAGCCGTTTCTGGTGACGATTTTTCTTTATTGCTGCAGAAGCCACAGCCCCTCAAAGACAGCCAAGACGTACCGCTCGGTTTGATCGATACTGTCAAACGCAGCTTGCAACCTGCGGTAATTATTGATGCCACACAGCATCTGGAATTTATTCATGACTCTTATATTCAGCAACACCAACCCAAGAGTATCCTGTGCAGTCCGATTTTGCTTCAAGGTAAGTTGCTTGGCGTATTGTACCTAGAAAATAATCTCGTTACTGGAGCCTTTACTAGAGAGCGCGTCGAACTGCTCAATCTGCTGTGCGCTCAAGCAGCTATTGCTCTGGAAAATGCCCAACTTTACAAGCGTTCGCTAGAGTATTCCCAACAACTAGAGCAGTCACTCGAAGAGTTAAGTGCCACTAACTCTCGCTTCCAAAACCTCGTAAACAATGTTCCTGGTGTAGTTTATCAATTACGCATGACTGCTGATGGGTCTGTATTTCTCCCCTATATTAGTGCAGATTGTTATGACTTATACGAAATCACTGCCGAGCAAGCGATCGCTAACTTACAAATTCTCCTAGACAGAGTACATCCAGACGATGCCGCCACTTACGAGCAGTCTATGACAGACTCAATTCAAACTCTGACTCCTTGGCACTGGGAAGGCAGAATTGTTACACCGTCTGGAATGGTTAAGTGGATTCACGGTGCTGCTCGAATCCAACAACTTCTTGATGGGACTCTCGTCTGGGATGGATTGTTGTTGGATATTAGCGATGCCTATCTCCAAGCTATACAACGCCAAAAAGCGGAGGAACAACTGCGAGCATCTCAGCAACGCCTCCAGCTCTTGGTTGAGCAAACGCCACTCGCAGTTATAGAGTGGGATACTAATATTCAGGTGACTGACTGGAACCCAGCGGCAGAACGAATCTTCGGCTACACCAAACAGGAGGCATTGGGTCATCAATTCCAATTCCTCATTCCTGAAAGAATTCGAGCACAAATGGAACGAGTTAGCATCGAGATTTTATCGCAGCAGGGTGGCAATTACAGTATTAACGAAAATGTGACCAAAGATGGCAAAAGTATTATTTGTGCTTGGTACAATAATCCGCTTGTGAATGCAGATGGCGAGTTAATTGGAGTTGCTTCGCTAGCAGATGATATTACCGAGCAAAAAGTTGCCGAAGTTCAACTTCAACAAAAGGCAGAGGAGCTCGAAGCTGCTTTACAAAACCTGCAACAAGCACAAATACAAATCGTCCAAAGTGAAAAGATGTCTGCACTCGGTAACTTAGTGGCTGGTGTCGCTCATGAAATGAATAATCCCCTCGGTTTTATTGCTGCGAGTCTCAATCAAGCTAAACCCACTATTGCCGAGCTCATCGAACATTTGAAATTGTATCAAGAATGCTTATCATTACCAAGCCAAAAAATTCTTGACCATGCTGGGGAAATTGACTTAGATTATACCTTGGAAGATTTGCCCAAAATGATTGATTCCATGACAATGGCGTGCGACAGGCTGAGGAATATCAGTACCAGTCTCCGCACATTTTCCCGTTCCGATAAAAACCATCAAGTGCCATTTCAGATCCACGAGGGTATTGATAGTACAATTTTACTTCTCAAACATCGCCTGAAAGCGAACGAACAACGTCCAACCATTGAAGTGATAACTAACTACGGTCAATTACCTCAAATCTCGTGTTTTCCCGGACAATTAAATCAAGTCTTTATGAATATCTTGGCCAATGCTATTGATGCATTGGATGAGTCAAACACCGGGCGCAGTTTTGCAGAAATTCAAGCTTTACCCAACCAAATTAAAATCAAAACAGCGTTGGAAAATGAAGCTGTCAAGATTATTATTGCTGATAATGGAATAGGTATGAAAGAAGCAGTCAAAGAAAGGATTTTTGACCATTTATTTACAACGAAAGCTGTTGGAAAAGGAACTGGTTTTGGATTGGCGATCGCCCGTCAAATTGTGGAAGAAGTTCATCATGGTAAATTGAGATGTAACTCTGTTTTGGGTAAGGGGACAGAGTTTTTGATTGAAATACCGTTGTAG